From one Conyzicola nivalis genomic stretch:
- a CDS encoding NAD-dependent epimerase/dehydratase family protein, with amino-acid sequence MGVAAAVLALVVSLVAPFVVIPWLRRVGAVDTPSDRSLHTEPAVRGVGFAPLLAVMAGFVTVIISVLTAEGDVSPYVVAASIAIVAGLLGAAEDIRGLSIRVRAGSQFGLGVVGGAAAIALTGAPWWLLPVFAVGIAGYINVANFMDGVNGISSLHGLAVGGLFVVVGQMTGTTWLAVTGAVIAVSFLGFLPWNILRPGTFLGDVGSYLLGGVISISAVVAVAEGLNPVAVVAPMAIYLADTSFTLTQRIRRGERWTESHRSHVFQRLVTLGLSHLQSALIVTAATVLAALLGLIALRGDIAAVALSVSGIFAVIAVYLTLPVWVGRRSSAAHEDTSTLLATPHPRVDIEPRPASHRWAVLGASGFIGGALVAELTSNGFEVVELAAPRMSLDSHTSADDVVAQAAMRDDAVEALARSIGGVDIVVNAAGLAVPDSGDSPSLYGANSLLPLVVAQAAAMAGVHRVVHLSSAAVQGRRAVLDESSETAPFSPYSRSKALGEAALLSYDGASDGGLEIVIVRATSVQGVTRSTTQQLKKLARSPLASIASPGDLPTVVSSVRGLVSFILKVATHPAPVPVIVLQPWEGLTTADTLRLAGGKNPVALPAVLCRALIGGGYLAAKVLPPIAGPVRRVELMWFGQAQNAQWAASVGMQQTSFVADVLRGEKEANA; translated from the coding sequence GTGGGTGTCGCCGCCGCGGTTCTAGCCCTTGTAGTCAGCCTGGTCGCTCCGTTCGTCGTCATCCCGTGGCTGCGACGCGTCGGTGCGGTGGACACGCCATCCGATCGGTCTCTCCATACCGAACCGGCTGTGCGCGGGGTCGGCTTTGCCCCGCTTCTCGCCGTCATGGCTGGTTTTGTAACTGTCATCATCAGCGTGCTGACGGCCGAAGGCGACGTCTCGCCGTACGTCGTCGCCGCAAGCATCGCTATAGTGGCCGGCTTGCTGGGCGCCGCCGAAGATATCCGTGGTCTCAGCATCCGAGTTCGAGCCGGGTCGCAGTTTGGTCTGGGCGTGGTCGGTGGTGCAGCAGCGATCGCCCTCACAGGAGCGCCGTGGTGGCTTCTTCCCGTGTTCGCGGTCGGGATCGCCGGGTACATTAATGTGGCAAATTTCATGGACGGCGTGAACGGGATCTCGAGTCTCCACGGACTAGCCGTCGGTGGACTCTTTGTCGTCGTTGGGCAAATGACCGGCACTACGTGGCTTGCCGTTACGGGTGCTGTGATCGCGGTCTCATTTCTTGGCTTCTTGCCGTGGAACATACTCCGCCCCGGGACGTTCCTGGGCGATGTGGGCAGCTACCTACTCGGCGGCGTTATATCGATCTCGGCGGTCGTTGCGGTGGCTGAAGGGCTAAATCCCGTCGCGGTCGTGGCGCCAATGGCTATATATCTCGCGGACACTAGTTTCACGCTCACGCAGCGAATCAGGCGAGGAGAGCGGTGGACCGAGTCTCACCGCAGCCACGTTTTTCAGCGGTTGGTCACCCTGGGTCTTAGCCACCTACAGTCGGCGCTCATAGTCACCGCGGCTACCGTACTCGCGGCATTGCTGGGGCTTATCGCGCTCCGCGGGGACATCGCTGCGGTCGCCTTGTCCGTTTCGGGGATCTTCGCGGTTATCGCTGTCTATCTAACGCTGCCCGTTTGGGTCGGCCGACGTTCATCCGCCGCCCATGAAGACACATCGACCCTGCTGGCCACGCCCCACCCCCGTGTCGACATCGAGCCCCGCCCCGCTTCGCATCGCTGGGCGGTCCTCGGAGCGTCCGGGTTCATTGGAGGGGCTCTAGTCGCCGAACTCACGTCCAACGGGTTCGAGGTTGTCGAGCTGGCTGCACCGCGCATGTCGCTCGATTCACACACGTCTGCAGACGACGTGGTCGCGCAGGCCGCGATGCGCGATGACGCAGTCGAAGCACTTGCGCGCAGCATCGGAGGGGTGGACATCGTCGTCAACGCCGCCGGCCTGGCGGTACCCGACTCGGGCGACTCGCCATCACTTTATGGTGCGAACAGCCTTCTTCCGCTTGTCGTCGCACAAGCGGCGGCCATGGCAGGTGTGCATCGGGTGGTCCACCTCAGTTCGGCTGCCGTCCAAGGCCGACGTGCGGTACTCGACGAATCGTCCGAGACAGCCCCGTTTTCGCCGTACTCTCGGTCGAAGGCGCTCGGCGAGGCTGCCCTGCTGAGCTACGACGGCGCGAGTGATGGTGGCCTAGAGATCGTCATTGTGCGCGCGACGTCCGTGCAAGGTGTCACCCGATCGACGACTCAACAACTCAAGAAACTGGCGCGCTCGCCCTTAGCCTCTATTGCGAGCCCGGGCGATCTCCCCACGGTCGTCAGCTCGGTTCGAGGTCTCGTCTCCTTCATCCTCAAGGTCGCGACGCATCCCGCCCCCGTGCCCGTTATCGTCCTCCAGCCCTGGGAGGGGCTGACTACCGCGGATACCTTGCGGCTCGCCGGCGGGAAGAACCCCGTCGCGCTTCCCGCCGTCCTATGCCGCGCTCTCATCGGCGGAGGTTACTTGGCCGCGAAAGTTTTGCCACCGATCGCTGGACCCGTCCGCCGTGTCGAGCTGATGTGGTTCGGGCAGGCGCAGAACGCGCAGTGGGCGGCCTCGGTCGGAATGCAGCAAACGTCGTTCGTCGCAGACGTCCTGCGCGGCGAGAAGGAAGCTAACGCATGA
- a CDS encoding glycosyltransferase family 4 protein, producing MKIGMLSQWFDPEPGPAAIPAVFAREFVAQGHEVSVLTGFPNYPSGEIYAGYKQQLRSKSFVDGFAVTRVPLYANHDSSARRRLANYASFALSATTLGAGALRGTDAIWVYNSPVTVALPLLAHSRFGKTPYFLQVQDLWPDSLIDSGMFPGGAVGRVGAAVIDKIVRVMENRSVVIGVSSPGARRLILERNSRLDPARIVDSPNPTDEALFRPVSEINPSAVPEVPWANYFTLMYVGAVGDVQGLDSLVDAATILRGERHIRVVVVGDGIARQRLESLCVARGLDNVTFVGRVDKSLVPGYTATADVQLVSLADRPFLRSTTPSKIASLLASRVPIIGQISGDGADLIRKSGAGLIASPGDADALARAISTMAQAAGSELEAYAANGRKYYEEHLAAGVVAANVVEALSAAMS from the coding sequence ATGAAGATCGGCATGCTATCCCAGTGGTTCGACCCGGAACCAGGACCGGCGGCCATCCCCGCCGTCTTCGCGCGCGAGTTCGTGGCGCAAGGGCATGAAGTCTCCGTGCTCACTGGCTTCCCCAACTACCCGAGCGGCGAGATCTACGCCGGGTACAAGCAACAGCTGAGGTCGAAGTCATTCGTAGACGGGTTCGCTGTTACGCGCGTGCCACTGTATGCGAATCACGACAGTTCGGCGCGCAGACGGCTAGCTAACTACGCGAGCTTCGCGCTTTCCGCAACCACACTCGGCGCAGGAGCATTGCGCGGGACAGACGCCATCTGGGTCTACAACTCGCCTGTCACAGTCGCATTGCCCTTGCTGGCGCATTCGAGGTTCGGCAAGACTCCCTATTTCCTCCAAGTGCAGGATCTCTGGCCCGATTCGCTCATCGATAGCGGTATGTTCCCTGGCGGAGCTGTGGGCCGTGTCGGCGCTGCAGTCATTGACAAAATCGTAAGAGTGATGGAAAACCGCTCCGTCGTTATCGGAGTCAGTTCGCCTGGGGCGCGGCGATTGATTTTGGAGCGCAATTCCCGCCTGGATCCGGCAAGAATCGTTGATTCGCCAAACCCGACCGACGAGGCACTATTCCGCCCAGTTTCCGAGATCAATCCGTCAGCAGTTCCCGAAGTGCCGTGGGCAAACTACTTCACGCTCATGTACGTCGGCGCGGTAGGGGACGTGCAGGGCCTGGACAGCTTGGTGGATGCCGCGACGATCCTGCGGGGCGAACGACACATCCGCGTCGTGGTGGTCGGGGACGGAATCGCGCGCCAGAGGCTGGAAAGCCTTTGCGTCGCTCGCGGACTCGATAACGTCACGTTCGTGGGACGAGTCGACAAGTCACTGGTACCCGGATACACCGCCACGGCAGATGTCCAGCTGGTGTCCTTGGCCGACCGACCGTTCCTCCGTTCGACTACGCCCAGCAAGATCGCTTCGCTCCTTGCATCGCGTGTACCCATAATCGGTCAGATCTCCGGCGACGGTGCCGACCTGATTAGAAAGTCGGGAGCGGGGTTAATCGCCTCCCCCGGTGACGCGGACGCTCTCGCCCGAGCGATATCGACTATGGCACAAGCGGCCGGGTCAGAGCTCGAGGCGTACGCCGCAAACGGGCGCAAATACTATGAAGAGCATCTCGCGGCAGGCGTTGTCGCGGCCAATGTAGTCGAGGCCTTGTCAGCGGCAATGTCCTGA
- a CDS encoding dTDP-4-dehydrorhamnose reductase family protein, with protein MTNVLILGGAGMLGSALVDRLAGRPEFSTTVTARRLPEKPTPGVRFVTFAVGDPNLADVLSGFGEGDYVINCIGLIKHRMDDANPADRREAIRVNSAFPYELAELAESQGFRVIQIATDCVYAGTTGRYTEDSPHDPLDVYGKTKSLGEVPHPLFLNVRCSIIGREVSGATSLVEWLLSQPANGEIRGFLDHEWNGVTTETFADLAIGLVATKSELSGTHHFVPSSSMNKSDLSSLILSTFGRDDVTVVPTVTGRPVDRSLATTDQALNESLWRAAGFATAPTVEDLVRRMAP; from the coding sequence ATGACTAATGTTTTGATCCTGGGCGGCGCGGGAATGCTGGGTAGTGCGCTTGTCGACCGGCTCGCTGGTCGTCCCGAATTTTCGACCACGGTTACCGCGCGTCGCTTGCCTGAAAAGCCGACGCCGGGCGTGCGCTTCGTTACATTCGCTGTCGGCGACCCTAACCTCGCCGACGTGCTCTCCGGATTCGGCGAAGGCGACTACGTCATCAACTGCATCGGCCTCATCAAGCACCGTATGGACGATGCCAACCCAGCCGACCGGCGTGAAGCGATTCGCGTCAACTCGGCCTTTCCCTACGAACTCGCCGAGCTTGCGGAAAGTCAGGGTTTTCGCGTCATCCAGATCGCCACGGATTGTGTCTACGCAGGCACCACAGGCCGGTATACCGAGGACTCCCCCCACGACCCTCTCGATGTTTATGGCAAAACGAAGAGCCTCGGCGAAGTGCCTCATCCCCTCTTTCTCAACGTGCGCTGTTCCATAATCGGACGCGAAGTGTCGGGAGCGACTTCCCTCGTTGAGTGGCTACTCTCCCAGCCCGCAAACGGCGAGATCCGTGGATTCTTGGACCACGAATGGAACGGTGTAACCACCGAAACATTCGCTGACTTGGCGATCGGGTTGGTGGCGACCAAGAGCGAGCTGTCAGGGACTCATCACTTCGTGCCGTCATCCTCGATGAACAAGAGTGACCTTTCATCGCTCATCCTTTCGACGTTTGGCCGCGACGACGTCACCGTAGTTCCCACTGTCACAGGAAGGCCCGTGGATCGCTCCCTCGCGACCACAGATCAGGCATTGAACGAGAGTCTCTGGCGCGCGGCAGGTTTTGCTACGGCGCCGACAGTCGAAGATCTGGTCAGACGGATGGCGCCCTAG
- a CDS encoding polysaccharide biosynthesis protein — protein MEADYADKRILITGGTGSFGQTVTEALLERGAAEVRVLSRDEAKQDAMRHQFGDSRLRLYIGDVRDYLSVERATRGVDYVFHAAALKQVPSGEFFPMEAVRTNILGTENVIRASEDHGVKSLVCLSTDKAVYPINAMGMSKAMMEKVAQSHGLNNPTASTIVSCVRYGNVMYSRGSVIPHFIRQLRDGNPLTVTDPTMTRFMMSLADSVKLVEHAFVNAKQGDLFIRKAPSCTIGDLATALCNLYGITPDVRVIGTRHAEKLSESLATGAELARSDDMGDYYRINPDSRDLNYAPYFEEGVEGISAFEDYDSHTTERLTIEGVEELLLSIPQLRSDLEKWTKDGNNSARVHV, from the coding sequence ATGGAAGCCGACTACGCCGACAAGAGAATTCTCATCACCGGAGGTACGGGATCTTTCGGCCAGACAGTCACCGAGGCCTTGCTCGAAAGGGGCGCGGCCGAAGTTCGCGTGCTCAGCCGTGACGAAGCCAAGCAGGACGCTATGCGCCACCAATTCGGCGACTCGCGGCTGCGCCTCTATATCGGTGACGTCCGCGACTATCTCAGCGTCGAGCGCGCGACCCGAGGGGTGGACTATGTATTCCACGCAGCGGCACTGAAACAAGTGCCATCCGGTGAGTTCTTCCCGATGGAGGCGGTTCGAACGAATATCCTCGGCACCGAGAACGTAATACGCGCGAGCGAAGACCACGGCGTGAAGTCACTCGTCTGCCTCAGCACGGACAAAGCCGTCTACCCCATCAATGCCATGGGGATGAGCAAGGCAATGATGGAGAAAGTCGCGCAGTCGCATGGGCTGAACAACCCCACCGCTTCAACCATCGTCTCGTGCGTGCGCTACGGGAACGTAATGTACTCGCGCGGCTCCGTCATTCCCCACTTCATCCGTCAACTTCGCGACGGCAACCCGCTCACTGTGACGGACCCGACGATGACTCGTTTCATGATGTCCTTGGCCGACTCGGTCAAACTCGTTGAGCACGCGTTCGTGAACGCCAAGCAGGGGGATCTGTTCATTCGCAAGGCACCGTCCTGCACCATCGGCGACCTCGCGACGGCGTTGTGCAACCTGTACGGAATAACGCCAGACGTCAGAGTCATCGGTACTCGTCACGCGGAAAAGCTTTCCGAAAGCCTGGCAACGGGTGCGGAGCTCGCGCGATCTGACGATATGGGCGACTACTACCGAATCAACCCCGATAGCCGCGACCTGAACTATGCGCCGTACTTCGAAGAGGGTGTAGAAGGTATCAGCGCCTTCGAAGACTACGATTCCCACACGACCGAGCGACTCACCATCGAGGGAGTCGAAGAACTCTTGCTCAGCATTCCGCAGCTACGGTCCGACTTGGAGAAGTGGACGAAAGACGGCAACAACTCCGCTCGGGTCCACGTCTGA
- the wecB gene encoding non-hydrolyzing UDP-N-acetylglucosamine 2-epimerase, translating into MKVVTIVGTRPEIIRLAPTIKALDRVADHVLVHTGQNYDYELNEIFFRDLDLRAPDHFLGADTSTLGSVLGSVLVKTEQVLLEEKPDALVILGDTNSSISALISKRMKIPVYHMEAGNRSFDENVPEEINRRLVDHVSDYNLVYTEHARRNLLAEGIHPSRILLTGSPMREVLDASADAISRSDVLEREGLTPGAYFMVSLHREENVDSAERLSMVLGALNELRETYDVPILISTHPRTRKRLDAQPDHLKSGLRWSPPFGFNDYIALQSSAKLVLSDSGTISEEAALLGFPAVTLRDAIERPEAIETGGIVTAGVETSSILDSVDIVLQQFAAHGAPIAPQEYLISDTSRRVVNFIRSTVATHHERAGIRRASTS; encoded by the coding sequence ATGAAGGTCGTGACGATCGTTGGAACGCGTCCGGAAATCATCCGATTGGCGCCCACTATCAAAGCGCTTGATCGGGTCGCTGATCATGTTCTCGTCCACACCGGTCAGAATTACGACTACGAACTAAACGAGATCTTTTTCCGCGACCTCGATCTGCGTGCACCGGACCACTTCCTGGGGGCGGACACGTCGACCCTGGGATCCGTGCTCGGTTCGGTTCTCGTCAAAACCGAGCAGGTCCTGCTTGAGGAGAAGCCTGACGCTCTCGTCATCCTGGGCGACACGAACAGTTCTATCTCGGCGCTGATTTCCAAGCGAATGAAAATCCCCGTCTATCACATGGAAGCGGGCAACCGGTCGTTTGACGAAAACGTGCCTGAGGAGATCAACAGGCGGCTTGTAGACCATGTGTCCGACTACAACCTCGTCTACACGGAACACGCGCGTCGCAATTTGCTCGCCGAAGGAATTCACCCTTCTCGCATTCTCCTTACCGGATCGCCGATGAGAGAAGTTCTCGACGCGAGCGCAGACGCTATCTCACGGAGCGACGTGCTCGAGCGCGAAGGCCTGACACCAGGCGCCTACTTCATGGTGAGTCTGCATCGCGAGGAGAACGTAGATAGCGCGGAGCGCTTGTCGATGGTTCTGGGCGCGCTCAACGAACTGCGGGAGACGTACGACGTACCAATTCTGATCTCCACTCATCCGCGCACGCGCAAGCGCCTCGACGCCCAGCCCGACCATCTCAAATCTGGCCTCCGGTGGTCGCCGCCGTTCGGGTTCAACGACTACATCGCCCTTCAATCGTCCGCCAAGCTCGTTTTGTCTGACAGCGGCACCATTAGCGAGGAAGCGGCACTGCTGGGTTTCCCTGCCGTCACACTCCGCGACGCGATCGAACGCCCAGAAGCGATCGAAACAGGCGGAATCGTTACCGCCGGAGTCGAGACCTCGTCGATTCTCGATTCCGTAGACATCGTTTTGCAGCAATTCGCCGCTCATGGGGCCCCGATTGCCCCTCAGGAGTACCTCATCTCCGACACATCTCGGCGCGTGGTCAACTTCATTCGGTCGACAGTCGCAACCCATCACGAGCGCGCCGGGATTCGTCGGGCATCCACCTCGTGA
- a CDS encoding glycosyltransferase, which yields MSSEPVNGYDAVNPVDWLSKRRQDFLDTSASTEPTGLRLFLKKASNSQMAHTVMNLGRLRSRRKQLSSIIEGFQPDIIHALRIPYEGLTVLGLRTNVPRIVSTWGSDFVPMASTDVLLSAWMKRLLKRASGFQSDSRQDIERAAGYGLSTTAPRFYSAGNFGVDNDLFFVDAERPSGVVVYPRKAKANANYAGFVEAAVQLSKRRDLRFVAVGLLPVREQFVAQYGETALESITMTADLTRDEMAALMRSAEVVVSPTFWDGTPVTVLEAIASGAQVIAGELPELRTLKEDGMPIELIDASSTHAIADAISAALDLDQQVATAARLPDQFNREANRVRVVEFYDEVLAADGNRRAGSSVDRSA from the coding sequence GTGAGTAGCGAACCCGTAAACGGGTATGACGCGGTCAATCCGGTGGACTGGCTGAGCAAGCGGCGGCAGGACTTCCTCGATACGTCTGCGTCGACGGAGCCGACCGGGCTGCGCCTCTTCCTCAAGAAGGCCAGTAACTCGCAGATGGCTCATACGGTCATGAACCTCGGAAGGTTGCGTTCGAGGCGCAAACAGCTTTCTTCGATTATCGAAGGCTTCCAGCCTGACATAATCCACGCTCTCCGTATCCCATACGAGGGATTGACGGTTCTCGGTCTTCGCACCAATGTCCCGAGAATCGTATCCACGTGGGGGTCGGACTTCGTTCCGATGGCTTCTACCGATGTGCTGCTTTCCGCGTGGATGAAGCGGCTTTTGAAAAGGGCTTCCGGGTTCCAGTCGGACTCCAGGCAAGACATCGAACGCGCCGCCGGATACGGGCTGTCAACAACCGCTCCTCGCTTTTACTCGGCCGGCAACTTCGGGGTAGACAACGACCTGTTCTTCGTCGATGCCGAGCGCCCATCGGGAGTCGTCGTCTACCCCCGCAAAGCAAAGGCGAACGCCAACTACGCGGGTTTCGTTGAGGCCGCGGTGCAACTGTCAAAGCGGCGGGACCTTCGGTTCGTGGCCGTGGGACTCTTGCCCGTGCGGGAACAGTTCGTCGCGCAGTACGGCGAAACCGCGTTGGAATCCATAACGATGACCGCAGACCTCACCCGTGACGAGATGGCAGCGCTGATGCGCAGTGCTGAGGTTGTGGTCTCGCCGACCTTCTGGGATGGAACGCCAGTCACCGTTCTCGAAGCTATTGCCAGCGGCGCACAGGTAATCGCCGGAGAATTGCCCGAGTTGCGCACCCTCAAGGAAGACGGAATGCCGATCGAACTCATCGACGCCAGCAGTACGCACGCAATCGCCGATGCTATCTCCGCTGCACTCGATCTCGACCAGCAGGTCGCGACGGCAGCTCGCCTGCCGGACCAGTTCAACCGCGAGGCGAACCGGGTGCGCGTGGTCGAGTTCTACGACGAGGTGCTTGCCGCCGACGGCAACCGACGCGCCGGGTCGTCGGTAGACCGATCGGCGTAG
- the wzy gene encoding O-antigen polysaccharide polymerase Wzy produces MTVVQKELQRYASLSGWRKLIVVSTVVLFAASFAISIIGAGGIREPAVKHLGVGLTIAAGVLAAMSAFLRHGPSSRALLHPMIAPVAYLIYSLLVPLAYMAVTGRGIQVMPASIYTSASSSVMCLTVLAYCAGVFLASVVRANRRSLTDPALLVAPERDRRGVFSRDVGRLILILALTAKVQQLIVNGPVFTRVYGADQLDYDLGTTIAVAGATLTTVGCLLVMYSNVRRVGHPLQWPDWALLGAVGFISLFLLGTRSEIIAPVVLFLWFRLQSGKKFSIWIPIAAVAAAGGIFALVAQLRVKSPDAPDYPAIESLLVDTSSPILLTSNVAALVPSSTDFYFGSTYLEALKFMLPGPVARALFGEPTGTGAFAYRDLIDFTFSGQGWGFSLPTEAYLNFGFVGVVVIAGLVGWLFGRAYLWANEPHNVNRLSAYVYPLLLSYLPFGLRSDALGQMKSIIYPLLIILGVLLVERWLLSRNAASVDSGPQWQWRTLLPRRGSLD; encoded by the coding sequence GTGACAGTCGTACAGAAGGAACTGCAGCGGTACGCGTCTCTGAGCGGATGGCGCAAGCTAATCGTCGTTTCGACGGTGGTCTTGTTCGCGGCTTCGTTCGCAATCTCGATAATCGGCGCCGGAGGTATCAGGGAACCGGCGGTGAAACACCTCGGCGTGGGCCTCACCATCGCGGCCGGCGTACTGGCCGCGATGAGTGCTTTCCTGCGCCACGGTCCTTCCTCTCGGGCGCTTCTCCACCCGATGATCGCCCCTGTCGCGTACCTGATTTATTCACTCCTCGTGCCATTGGCTTATATGGCGGTCACCGGTCGGGGCATCCAGGTGATGCCTGCGTCGATCTACACGAGTGCTTCGTCTTCCGTCATGTGCCTCACAGTTCTTGCATACTGCGCCGGAGTTTTCCTCGCGTCGGTCGTTCGAGCCAATCGGCGCAGCTTGACCGACCCGGCTCTGCTCGTGGCTCCCGAACGTGACCGTCGCGGTGTCTTCTCACGCGATGTTGGCCGGCTCATTCTCATTCTCGCCCTGACTGCGAAGGTGCAGCAGCTGATCGTGAACGGACCCGTCTTCACCCGCGTCTATGGGGCCGATCAACTGGACTACGATCTCGGCACAACGATCGCGGTAGCCGGCGCCACACTCACCACGGTGGGCTGCCTTCTGGTGATGTACAGCAACGTTCGTCGAGTCGGCCATCCGCTTCAATGGCCCGACTGGGCACTGCTCGGGGCGGTGGGGTTCATCAGCCTCTTCCTGCTCGGCACGCGGTCCGAGATTATCGCCCCCGTTGTGCTGTTCCTGTGGTTCCGGCTCCAGTCCGGCAAAAAGTTCAGCATCTGGATTCCCATAGCGGCAGTTGCTGCCGCCGGAGGCATATTCGCTCTCGTCGCTCAGCTACGCGTAAAGTCGCCGGATGCACCCGACTATCCAGCGATCGAGAGCCTGCTCGTAGACACATCGAGCCCGATTCTTCTCACGTCTAACGTGGCCGCATTGGTTCCGAGCTCGACCGATTTCTATTTCGGAAGCACGTACCTGGAAGCCCTCAAGTTCATGCTGCCCGGTCCCGTCGCGCGTGCTCTGTTTGGCGAACCGACGGGAACAGGGGCGTTTGCGTATCGAGACCTAATCGATTTTACCTTCAGCGGACAGGGATGGGGCTTCTCGTTGCCGACCGAGGCCTACCTGAATTTCGGGTTCGTCGGCGTCGTCGTGATCGCCGGGCTCGTCGGCTGGCTGTTCGGTCGGGCGTACCTGTGGGCGAATGAGCCGCACAACGTCAATCGCCTCTCGGCATATGTGTATCCCCTACTTCTGTCGTATCTGCCCTTCGGCCTACGCAGCGACGCTCTCGGGCAGATGAAGAGCATCATCTACCCGCTTCTCATCATCCTCGGTGTTCTCTTAGTCGAACGCTGGCTGCTCAGCCGCAACGCCGCCTCCGTCGATTCGGGCCCACAATGGCAATGGCGCACGCTCCTCCCGCGGCGGGGTTCGCTTGATTAG
- a CDS encoding NAD-dependent epimerase/dehydratase family protein → MKILVTGSAGRLGVQLQRRFTSEPEHDVLYLRNPKKDTPRGPGDVDVTDSLALTNAIQQFGPHAIVHLASIAGAACEEDVARAYAVNVDAVGTIAEAAKRHGVGRILFASTSAVYGDQYDRPVREDDELHPGSTYAKTKFEAEQILASAAEASSLETISLRIFNVYGPGFDGSLISKLRASTPESPVHLRDLDAFVRDYSHVDAVVDAINAALNAELQSRAAVFNIGSGTPTSNRDLIELLGGSGAVHFEVAPGGYSYSCADISAATRVLGFAPISRLANA, encoded by the coding sequence ATGAAGATACTCGTCACAGGCTCGGCTGGGCGACTCGGCGTGCAATTGCAGCGCCGATTCACGTCCGAGCCCGAACACGATGTGCTCTACTTGCGCAATCCAAAGAAGGACACTCCACGCGGACCAGGCGACGTCGATGTCACCGACTCCCTCGCATTGACAAACGCCATCCAGCAGTTCGGGCCGCACGCGATCGTGCATCTTGCCTCAATCGCTGGCGCGGCGTGCGAGGAGGACGTCGCGCGAGCGTACGCGGTAAACGTCGATGCTGTGGGCACAATCGCGGAAGCCGCCAAGCGGCACGGCGTCGGGCGCATTCTGTTCGCATCGACATCGGCTGTGTACGGCGACCAGTACGACCGCCCGGTGCGCGAGGACGACGAGCTACACCCCGGTTCCACCTACGCCAAGACCAAGTTCGAAGCGGAACAGATTCTCGCGTCGGCCGCCGAGGCATCTTCACTCGAGACAATCAGCTTGAGGATATTCAATGTATACGGCCCGGGCTTCGACGGTTCCCTGATCTCCAAGCTCCGCGCGTCCACTCCCGAAAGCCCTGTCCACCTCCGCGACCTCGACGCTTTCGTTCGCGACTACTCGCACGTTGACGCCGTGGTCGACGCAATAAATGCCGCGCTCAACGCCGAACTACAGTCGCGAGCTGCTGTTTTCAACATCGGAAGCGGCACTCCCACGAGCAACCGCGATCTCATCGAGCTTCTCGGCGGCTCTGGAGCGGTGCATTTTGAGGTAGCGCCCGGCGGATACAGCTATAGCTGCGCCGACATCTCTGCAGCGACTCGAGTACTCGGGTTCGCGCCCATCAGCCGCCTCGCCAACGCCTAG
- a CDS encoding VanZ family protein — protein sequence MASRFRRRIVTVLLIGYAIFVMIITLTHRAPGSGYVTLLVYRVIEKLQERGITFITYLGVEFFGNILMFVPLGIFAALLISRKAWWTLLFMGTAFSGFIEFFQATFLPERYPEVRDLISNTTGFLIGAFFAVMLRLLVSHRDRLVEQDRRAAALAR from the coding sequence ATGGCTTCCCGATTCCGCCGCCGTATCGTCACGGTACTGCTGATCGGCTACGCAATTTTCGTGATGATCATCACTCTCACGCATCGAGCGCCGGGATCCGGATATGTCACGCTCCTCGTCTACCGGGTCATAGAGAAGCTGCAGGAACGTGGGATCACCTTCATCACCTATCTCGGCGTCGAGTTCTTCGGGAACATCCTGATGTTCGTGCCGCTCGGAATCTTCGCTGCTCTTCTGATCTCACGGAAAGCGTGGTGGACGCTGCTGTTTATGGGCACAGCGTTCTCCGGGTTCATCGAGTTCTTCCAGGCGACCTTCCTCCCGGAGCGCTACCCCGAAGTGCGCGACCTGATCTCCAACACGACCGGCTTTCTCATCGGTGCGTTCTTTGCCGTAATGCTGCGGCTCCTTGTCTCACACCGGGATCGCTTGGTCGAGCAAGACCGCCGCGCGGCCGCCCTCGCGAGATAA
- a CDS encoding GNAT family acetyltransferase, which translates to MLLRPFSPADESSVIQLWNDCGLTRPWNDPAKDIARKLTVQPEMFLVGEIDGEIVATGMFGFDGIRGWVHYLAVAPGRQGEALGRQLMGEGERMLTAIGCPKINLQVRAGNERVIGFYRALGYDPDGTVSLGKRLIPDV; encoded by the coding sequence ATGCTGCTGCGTCCGTTCTCGCCCGCCGACGAGTCATCCGTCATTCAGCTGTGGAACGACTGCGGGCTCACGCGTCCGTGGAACGACCCCGCTAAAGACATCGCTCGCAAGCTGACGGTGCAGCCGGAGATGTTCCTAGTGGGGGAGATCGACGGCGAGATCGTCGCGACCGGAATGTTCGGTTTCGACGGCATCAGGGGCTGGGTGCACTACCTGGCGGTCGCGCCCGGACGGCAGGGTGAGGCGCTCGGGCGGCAGCTGATGGGCGAGGGCGAGCGGATGCTCACGGCTATCGGCTGCCCGAAGATCAACCTGCAGGTGCGCGCCGGCAACGAGCGGGTGATCGGCTTCTACCGCGCCCTCGGCTACGACCCCGACGGCACGGTGTCGCTCGGCAAACGGCTCATCCCCGACGTCTGA